The window AAAAAGCTTAACAATGGTATTAGTGACAACAGCGACCAAATAGAAGAGAACTTGTCGGGCAGTCACCGTCCAACTACACCTGATATGGACAGGTTTTTCTCCGGTGCTGAAGAAGAACAACAGAAGCAGTTCATTGACAAGTATGAGATTCCCGTTTGTTATGTTCTGTTCTGCAGTTAACTAAACCCTTTTGGTTATGTATCCTTAACGGTTTCGtcaatttttgttttcaggTACAACTTTGACCCTGTGAACGAACAACCACTACCAGGAAGGTTTGAATGGGAGAAGGTAGATAATTAATAGAGGGAGGGGGGTTAATAGTTTATACATAATTTAGTTACATTTTCATGCTAATCACCATAGGTTTGATCTTATTTCCATCATCCGTTTCTTAACTTTTTCCAACATGTAAAGAAGTTAGGATAAAAAAAACTCCATGTAGCGTTTTCAAATTGGTGTCTGTAACATAAGTGGGCTGTAAAGGGGTTTGTGTAACACATAACTGATACCAACCCTTTTTAAGCCTAAAACAGATCACcttagtagtagtagtagcGTTTAGGAGTCTTGCATTCTCTTGCAACTCTGTCATGTAACCATTTTAAAATCTATCCTTTTGTGTGTAAACATGTACTGATCTCAACTCAATAAAGattgtcttcttcttgttttactTCATCTCAAGTTCTTGTtcttatcatcatcattatGGTCCATGTGTTGGCTCTTCAGACATGTACCATCACAATGACAGGTAAATAACATCTATATATAAATGCAAATTTATTACTGATAATAGAGAGACAGAAGCTGTTAGTTATTGATATGGATTCTCATAGTggtcttttgtttttgtctctGTCTTTCTCACTAAAATCAAAAGTGTTTGAAAAGATTCTCTTTATCTTTCTATCTATCACTCTTCTGTGTGTTGTGTGTCCATTGTACTTTCCACTTAGTGATTTGTGCCCACCATTTTGTCTTAATATACAAAACTTGTCCCCACTAGCACATCATCAGCATCACTGTGATCAACTTTTGATCCATCATTGATACTTCCTCGCTTCTTTGCTTTaacacaagttttttttttgtttttgtgattgTATTGATTTGAGTCTCGACATGACGTTCTTGAAACAGTTGCCAAACTTGCACAGAATCCTAGCCAAGTGTGCTTTAAATGTGATGTTTTGCACTATGAGTTAACAAGTATCGAACTTTGTGTCTGTGTGGTTGTGACTTGCGGCCAAAGCGGAGGAGAAGTACAAAAGAAGGACCCACAGGCGGAAGAAGATTTGTATTCTTTGCGTGTTGGATAATGGTTTAGTGAGCCCAAGTCACTACCTGCCACACACTCTATTAACTGCCAGAAAGCTCCATACTACAATCAAAGAAACGTCTCTTTCTTTGTGGAGATTAAATGTTCTCAAGCATCGTTTAAGTTCTTAGTGAGatcttgatcttgtttagaGATTTTCATGTTTAGCTTCTCCGCTCTAAAGATTCATCTTACGACATTGCAAGATAAGAAAGTGGTTATGATTTGAACCAATACTGAATCACACCTCCGAACACATCACTCAAAAGTCATAAACTTTGGTTTCACAACCTGAACTATAGAACAATATCATTTGCATTACTGCTGTTCATATGCAAGTTCATCACAACATTAAAGAAACACTGCAAAACACATTCAGATAAAGAAAATATGGGAACAAAGGGAGAGACTTCGAGATTTGTCTTCTGTAAAGACTTAAACCTCTATCTCTCTCCGTATATAATAATAAGATACGTGGAGAGTAATGCtcagagagaaaaaaagaagaagactacGGTGACTTTGTGTAAATACGAATCCCAACAGCCAAACCGAGAATGGCAAGGGGTACGAGGAACTGGAGGATCTTGATAATGAACTCAGAGGTCTTGTCTTGATTGTAGTGAGGCTGTTTAGGAGGAgtgtatttggttttctttgggATTGTTGTTGGATCAATCTCTCCTACGTAGTATTGTTCCATCATCTCTCTCGCGCTCTCGCTGTGACCCACGTCCTCAAAATCATCCGTTGCATCCTTACCTTTTTAGAGTAGAAAGAATAACAAAGATCATCATGCTATGTAATCAATCATCAAAGCTGGGAGCATGGAGATAGTTGTTATTGGTACAGACCTGTTGAAGACAAGAGAACTTCATCCCCACCAGGATGGTCTTCAAGAAACTTGGTCACATCATACACCTGCGTTTTTACAAATGTTTTGAATTAGGATATGTGAAAAAATGAAGTGAAGCCAACCCAAACCCAGTTATCAAATTGCTGAACTTTTCATTTAACTCAAGAAGCTTTAAAACACGAGAAAACTTGCATCATCATACTCCAGTGCAAGAAACAATGGAGCTAAAGAGAGTAAACAAAAAGGGTTCTTGTTCCCTTTTGACTAACACAAGATCAAAGGTGTTTTAGTAATGTGTCTACAATGAGCAAAGGATTTCGATTTGAAACAAAACACTACAAGCATCCATGTTCAGAGGATTAGATTTGAGGTTATATATCTGGACTTGATAAAAGGAGTTGTTCATGAATCATGTACATAGCAAGCTTCTTGCGCCAAGTAAACCAAACCCGACCAAAGTGGCAAAAATGAAAAGACAGAAACTACTTGATGGAACAAACAACACACCAAAACAtttaaaagtttttaactttttttttttgtggtgtGGCTGAAGCAGATGTAAGCATTTCACCAACCAATCAATGAAGTAAACAGGATAAAAGTGTCATTAACGCATCTTAATTACAAAAGCAAAACGATGGACCAACTACTAGTCGAACACGTGTCACTTGTCAGCTATTCAATCTCAACAGAAAGCGGTCTAAGCTAACAAGAGCTAATTCTACATTTCTCTATCTTCAATTCAAAACCAGATAAAAGAGATCACAACTAAGAACTGAATCCTTAACATATGTGCAAATGATTCCACTATACCCATCTAAAGATTTGATCCAATCAAGCCAAAAACCATCATTCAGACTTAGAAAGTCTCACACTTTATAAGCTTAATCACATGCATGAGATCTCTAAGTTCCAGAGCTGAGAATAaggagaaagaaaaataaaaaaccttTCCATTGATGACGATCCAGCAGTCATGAGCTTTATTGTGCTCTGAGACTTGTGAAAGAGTAAAGATTTTTGCTTCGTCCCCCATTGTCTTTGCTACGATAATCCCCCCCCACCAAAACCTGACACTGAGATTTAAAGGTGAAAACTTTATAACTGAGTGAGAGTTGTTGAGATAGGACCGCAGTTTCAGAAatccggtttggtttggttcgtttTATTCATTAGGGGAACCAGTTTGTGAGTGTATGTAGGTTTGAAAACCTCAAACCGGTTTGGTTAAATTGGGTTATGAATTTGTTCTCAGTTACTACGTAACTAACTCTTACTCTGCTGTTTTGGTATCCAATTGACTGATATTTGGAAACATGTACCCCTGTTAAACCGATGGGTTCATTGGTTTGGTATAGTTGCCATCCCCGGTCGGGTGGATGGGGTAGGTGGGCAGTGTAAATGTTGCGGTTGTGCTCAAATTTTGCCTTTTTCATTCAAGATAGGTAGGTGAATGATGTtcaatatatattcaaatatattagaGTTCTTTGAAAGTCAAAGTCCCAAAATAACATTAACTAAAGATTAAAATAACAACTATTTTAAACTCTAAACATTTACACTAATTTCATTTCttaaatactaaactctaaattttagTCATCAAAACTTAAAACtcgaatataattttttttatcttttttaattgGTGCTACTCTTTAATTTTTCTCTTACATACtatttgaataaaatatattttaatataattttaagatagttttcttcttttaaaacttagagattttttcatatattctattggcacatattttttttattttctagaatcataaaactaatttttactaATCTTTTTAACGAATCTAtatgataaaagaaaaaagagcaAGTTTCATAAATAATAGGAAAATTTGATCACGCATACATAACACACACCAAAACAAAGTTTATAcccataataattaatattttactatttttcattttcaactctcattttaattgattttataagtttaaaatttactatttaaatttcttatttactacaaaaacatatatctctataatattatttgagaattcACTTTCCTAGGTGTCACATTAACGTTAACTCTTACTTTGGTTGATTACtatgatacccttaatgaattaaaatatatatatttaaatactattatttcctttttaaaattttccaaataacaatataaaataaaaagaaaatatttataaagtacaaaaaattgaaaacgaaaatatatgtatatataatatgatttcataaaaaaatcaaaaatagtaatatttcatttaaaatatatatttttaaataacataaaatatacttttaagGTAATAGAAAACTTTCCTTACATCTATATCTTCTTAGATGAAaacatatttgtatatatttcataaaaaagATTCACACATatgatcttgatattagaaaaaaataaatatttttctttaaaaacataattttacacagtacaaatatatatattttcaaagtaatagaatttgtttttatatatccatctattttcttagatgattacataaaataattaagtaacataaacaaatatatgtttaattgacaaaacataatttataattagtattttgaaatgttttcttttattttttcatatatttagttgattataatatcttacaattacagcaaaaaaatataaattatattgtatatataatataatttttcaaaaacaatcACATTTTACTGcatattttaagagatattaaaaaaaactaaaaagaaatttCAACAATAAACATCTATTGATCAAATAACTACAACATGAGTGACTCaactaatccaacttatatcgaaaatcatatatttaactacaataagaatatataaattatttttattataagaatatataattatataataaaaaatatttattttataaatttaaattatagaatGATTTAAGacatattaataaatgaaaaataaaatattaacgcAATATTAcaatttatttcttttgtaaaatttatatatatggataagactttataatattataattatattaatttatgtaatttggaaaAGACACTTtggtttattttttatgtttcattctaagcacaataaatatatattaagttatacataattttactaaaatatactTACGTATCTAAGACAACAAGCAACctaatataaataagaaaattaatcaaaaaattaatatatctggaataaaaaatattattgttgcATTCAAAGAAATAGATGGAATCCAATATGTCCAAATGGTAACTGAATCGActgtaaaaacaataaaatcgattagatataaaatatctaaaatcatatgtataattaaattaatctaatattattatataaattatacatacaaattataaattaattggtgcacaaaaaaaaaattataaattaatttaaaactaaaagtaaatatcaatcaattattatagtatatttattttataaatatttatgttcgtGCATCAGCATAGAAAAATCACCTAGTTTTTTTGTATATGACATGTTACCAATGTTGTAAAACtaacatataattataaaagtgaatatgtaCAGCTATATTAAGATTTTTTGTTATTCTATTCTATTTACGAAACATATAATAGAATCAGAGCCGGTCCTGAGATTTCCGAGGCcgtatacaaaaataaaaaaaatattttaaatatcatatcataaaattaaaaatttataaaataaattatttactatgatatttacataattttttgaaaataacatATTATAGTACCTTTTTACATTAACTTAcctgatttatttgtttttcttacataaaacctttaaatataatatataaaatatgcaaaataataattttatatatttgttttttttcaattgtGGGCCCCACAAATTTGGGGACCCCATACCAATGTTTCTTTTGTATGCCCACAGATCCGGCCTGAATAGGATTATAATTATATACCCTCTATTTCTTccatttcttcttttctctctccctctattttcttctctctcttctttattTCTCTAATATGTAATGTTAAAATAACGTATTGTTGTAATATATTCTATTTacgaaacataaaataaaatagtaattatACAAACTTATCTACATAATCTGATTAACTGGCCAGTATAcatcaaatcaaaataaatgcttttaaattttcttaacaaatctaatttacaaaattaagaattaaaatattttttattttaatatatttgaatatatgtatatatatataattatattattttatagattttctTAACGTAAATATTCTGCACTTTGAAAAAACGAATCAAAATCTAATTGtcttattagaaaaaaaattattctcatCGACCCAACCCTTTTTTGtaagtatttaaaataaatacaccatttttttatatagttaaaTTCACTCTTATAATTATGGAAAATAACATAATACCACTAAATGTGTTTCCAAACAACACAATAACTAATTTTATATCCAAACAAGATAAAATATTAGGTcctactttttttaaaaaaaattatttatctgcttctaaattatttgatttaaaaccactcaaataatttataaaaatttgaaaaaaactaTAACTATTTTCCCGGGTTTAAATACTACAAATAAATCATTCAACATGAAATTagttaaattaattgattttttttgtattttcataaataaaaatttcattccttaaaacttaataaatattacattctttttgttattttttattcttaaaaacatataattatatatgagATTGATGCTTGGTTTAAGTTGACATCAAATAGTTTTAAGcaaataaaatgttagagtCAATAAATTAACgtcaaataagttttataattaaaaatttatcaaataaattacatatattttattaaaacaggttgagataattaaaacaaaattttgtaatatttcttataattttctatttaatataaatacaataaaataatataattatgtagttttaaatacattaaaataaaatgttaaaacattacttatcaaaaatgttaaaatccattgatattataaattagattttgttaaaaaaattgcaTTCTTTAAGTGCGAATCATAATATAGATTTCAGAAACATTGTATTGGACTCAATTTCTTATAAGCTTTGAAACTAAATGCACCTCTATAATATAAAGTTAACCCACCCAAAATCATTAAGACTCCCTTCTTTATTCTATTGATTTCTTAATAACTTACTCCCTTCTTTATACAACATCAGTACTCTCTTATACTATCAATGGTTTAGTAAATATCTGGTCCAAAAATTGTATATTGTTGAATACTGGATTGTATTAtgctttttcaaaaaaaactaCCATACATTCATATTTGACCAGTTCACCTTCTTTTTCTCGTGCAGGGTTTACCAGGGTTTACCAGTTCGATGAGGCTCTGGATCGGATATAAAAACTGAATAAAACTAAAGACgcgtatataaatattttaataacataaatatgtaaacttaaattaaaaaatagtatttaataCCAACTaacatttttatcaaaattaaattcgCACAGGATATAGGATTGCTAGAAATGTTAGGTACAAAGAAAGCAGGGTGGGATGCACAGCACCTAATATTCATGCGTTCCATTCCCTTGCTTGGAACGTATAATGCATCTCAGAAGATAGTCTTCTTGTAGGGCAGAAGACGACTTAACCACTTGACAATAATTATTGGGTATCATCAACTAACAGTGTAAAAAACTGTTGTGATCAACATCATATAATAAATCCAAACTCTTTATTGCTGGAAAGTCATGTGGGTGCCTGCTGCTTGTGGAATTTTTAGactatagttttatatttaaaacccCTCTTTCGGAGAACGAGAAGGGAACACTTCAAATCAGTATTTAGCTGTTTGTAAGGCTAATTGACCAGTACAcatcaaatcaaaataaatgcTTTCAACATGATATAACGTGGAAAAAAAGTTTTGCTCATGCATTCTATATTCCTTTACTGGGAAGGTAAATGCATCTCATAAGATACTTATATCTTCTTGTAGGGCACATAACGACTAAACCACTTGACAATAGTTACTGGGTATCTCATTAAATTAACGTGGAAAAAGATGTTTCGATCaacatcatatattaaaaatgtggGTACCTGCTGCTTGTGGAATTTTTATactatagttttatatataaaaccCCTCTTTTGGAGAACGAGAAGGCAACACTTTATCTTTTGAAGCTTGAATGATCATGAAGCTGTTTCTTTTACTTGCGTTAAACACTCTCATCTTATTCCAAATTTTAGATGCGAGTTCTTTCTATGAAGCGTCTAAGGCTGATGGTAACGCTGATAGAAAAGCTTTACTAGTGTTCAAGTCTCAAGTTTCTGCGAACAATAGACTAGCCTTGGTCTCGTGGAATGACTCAACTCCGTTCTGCCAATGGAAAGGTGTTACATGTGGCCGCAAACATAAAAGAGTTACAGGCTTAGACCTGGGAGGGTTAGAACTTGGTGGGATCATCTCGCCTGCTATCGGTAATCTTTCTTTCCTCAGAACTCTTAATCTTGGAGAGAACTCTTTTAGTGGTACCATCCCAAAAGAGGTGGGAATGTTGTCTAGGCTTCAAGAGTTGAATATGAGCTATAACAATCTCAAAGGAGTGATTCCAACAAGCCTGTCTAACTGCTCTAGATTGGTGGAACTTGTTTTAACATCAAACAATCTTGAAAACGGTTTACCTTCAGAGCTAGGATCGTTGTCTAGCCTTGAAAGTTTGTTTCTTAGTAAAAACAATCTTTCAGGGAGGTTTTCGACGTCTTTAGGAAACCTAACATCACTCAAACAACTTTCCATTGCATATAATAATATGGAGGGAGAGGTTCCAAAAACAATAGGTAGACTGAGCCAGTTGATAAATCTCCAAATTTCAATGAATAATCTCTCAGGTTTTTTCCCACCAGAAATTTACAACTTGTCTTCAGTTAGGTATTTGTCCATTGGTGCCAACCATTTCTCGGGTAGTCTAAGGCCTGATTTTGGATATATGCTTGCAACACTTAGAGAGTTGCAAATGCCGATGAACTCTTTCTCAGGAGATCTTCCAAAAACAATATCCAATATCTCGACCCTTCAACTGCTAGAGGTTTCACAAAACCATTTCACAGGAAGTATCCCAGTTAGTTTTGGAAcattacaaaatattcagtATCTGGGGCTTAGTCAAAACTCTTTTGGAGGAAACAGCCTAGGGGGAGATCTAGAATTTCTCAAGTCTTTGGTCAACTGCACTAAGCTGCAAATGTTGGATGTTGGTTACAATAGACTTGGAGGGGAATTGCCAATTCATGTAGCTAATCTTTCTAAagatataacaaaaatatacatgGGAGGAAATCTCATATCTGGCAGCATTCCTCATGAGATTGGAAATCTCATAAACCTGCAAGCATTTGCCATGGAGAGAAACTTGTTGACAGGAGGAATACCGGCGTCTCTTGGGAAAATTTCAGGATTGATTTTCTTGGCACTGAGCTCAAATAGAATGTCAGGAGAGATACCTAGTGATCTCGGAAACATCACTCGGTTAGAGAAACTCCATTTATTCCAAAACAGTTTTGAAGGAAGCATTCCTCCCAGTCTTGGGAACTGTCGTTCCCTGTTATACCTTTGGATTGGATACAACAGGTTAAACGGGACTATACCTCAAGAAATCATGCAGTTGGAGTCTCTTGTTCAATTGTTTGTGAATATAAATCAGCTGACCGGTCCTTTTCCTAAAGATGTTGCAAGGTTAAAACAAGTTGTTCAGCTATCTGTTGCAGACAATAGATTGTCAGGAAACATCCCAGAGACAATAGGAAGTTGTCTCTACATGGAAAACCTTTACCTGGGAGGAAATGCATTTGATGGAGCTATTCCAGATATCAGAAACTTGAGAGGACTTACACTCTTTAACTTATCAAACAACAATTTTTCAGGCAACATACCTGAATATCTCGCCAACTTTTCCTCCTTGGAGAGTTTAGATCTCTCTGGTAACAACTTTCAGGGAGCTGTTCCGACAAAAGGAGTGCTTCAACATCCCGAAAAGTTTTCGGTATCTGGTAATAAAAATCTTTGTGGAGGAATCCCTGAACTCAAGTTAAAGCCATGCCCTCGAAACGTCGTAGTTTCAAGGACGACGAGAAGACATTCATCAAACAAGAAGAAAATTTTCATCAGTGTTGGTGTTAGTGTTGGTGTAGTAGCTTCTCTTCTGTTGTTGGCTCTAAGTTTGCTTatgaaaaggaagaagaaaaacaccAACCACTTGATGATGTCGAATCCTCCAATATTAGACCCTTTCTATGAAAGGGTAAGCTATGAGGAACTTCGAGCTGCGACGAATGAGTTCTCCTCCAGCAATCTGATTGGTTCAGGAAACTTTGGTTCTGTTTTTAGAGGGTTGCTTGGTCCGGAGGAGTCTAAAGCTGTTGCGGTTAAAGTTCTAAATCTTCAAACGCGGGGCGCAGCCAAGAGCTTTATGGCGGAATGTGAAGCCTTGAAAGGTATAAGGCATCGAAACCTCGTGAAACTTGTGACTTCTTGTTCAAGCATTGATTTCAAAGGAAATGAATTCAAAGCTCTAGTGTACGAGTTTATGCCCAACGGAAACCTAGACACGTGGCTGCACCACCACCAAGTGGATGTCGAAGAAGGCTCTTTAAATCATACAAGACCGCTGAAGCTATCTGAACGACTTAACATAGCCATAGATGTGGCTTCTGTTTTGGATTATATCCATTCCCATTGTCATGACCCTTTAGCTCATTGTGATCTAAAGCCAAGCAATGTTCTCCTAGACAATGATCTAACAGCCCATGTAAGTGACTTTGGTCTTGCTCGGATCATTGACCAAGACTCCTTCATCAACCAAGTTAGCTCCACGGGTGTTAGAGGAACCATCGGCTATGTAGCACCAGGTAAAACGtatttgtaaatatttgaatcatgtaatttttttttaatagtttttcttTATCATAACATTTCTTTTCATAATTGTGAAGAATATGGAATGGGAGGCAAACCATCGAGGGAAGGGGATTTGTACAGCTTTGGGGTTCTTTTGCTGGAGATGTTCAGTGGAAAGCGTCCAACGGATGAACTTTTTGTGGAAGGTTTTACTCTCCGTAGCTATACCGAGTCCGCATTGGCCGCAGAACATGTCCTTGAGATAGCTGACACATCGATTCTCAGCGGTGAAATTCATAACAAGAACATGAGTGCTATTGCTGAGTGTTTGAAGATGGTTTTTAATGTGGGGATACGGTGTTGTGAACAATCTCCCACAGATCGGATGACAATGGCTCAAGCTTTACCTGAATTAGTCTCACTCCGAGAGAGGTTCCTCAGAACCAATATGAGGAAAATGTAGACGCTCCATTGTGGTGATCTCTTACAAAA is drawn from Brassica rapa cultivar Chiifu-401-42 chromosome A05, CAAS_Brap_v3.01, whole genome shotgun sequence and contains these coding sequences:
- the LOC103867615 gene encoding cytochrome b5 produces the protein MGDEAKIFTLSQVSEHNKAHDCWIVINGKVYDVTKFLEDHPGGDEVLLSSTGKDATDDFEDVGHSESAREMMEQYYVGEIDPTTIPKKTKYTPPKQPHYNQDKTSEFIIKILQFLVPLAILGLAVGIRIYTKSP
- the LOC103867614 gene encoding putative receptor-like protein kinase At3g47110 isoform X2; the encoded protein is MIMKLFLLLALNTLILFQILDASSFYEASKADGNADRKALLVFKSQVSANNRLALVSWNDSTPFCQWKGVTCGRKHKRVTGLDLGGLELGGIISPAIVRYLSIGANHFSGSLRPDFGYMLATLRELQMPMNSFSGDLPKTISNISTLQLLEVSQNHFTGSIPVSFGTLQNIQYLGLSQNSFGGNSLGGDLEFLKSLVNCTKLQMLDVGYNRLGGELPIHVANLSKDITKIYMGGNLISGSIPHEIGNLINLQAFAMERNLLTGGIPASLGKISGLIFLALSSNRMSGEIPSDLGNITRLEKLHLFQNSFEGSIPPSLGNCRSLLYLWIGYNRLNGTIPQEIMQLESLVQLFVNINQLTGPFPKDVARLKQVVQLSVADNRLSGNIPETIGSCLYMENLYLGGNAFDGAIPDIRNLRGLTLFNLSNNNFSGNIPEYLANFSSLESLDLSGNNFQGAVPTKGVLQHPEKFSVSGNKNLCGGIPELKLKPCPRNVVVSRTTRRHSSNKKKIFISVGVSVGVVASLLLLALSLLMKRKKKNTNHLMMSNPPILDPFYERVSYEELRAATNEFSSSNLIGSGNFGSVFRGLLGPEESKAVAVKVLNLQTRGAAKSFMAECEALKGIRHRNLVKLVTSCSSIDFKGNEFKALVYEFMPNGNLDTWLHHHQVDVEEGSLNHTRPLKLSERLNIAIDVASVLDYIHSHCHDPLAHCDLKPSNVLLDNDLTAHVSDFGLARIIDQDSFINQVSSTGVRGTIGYVAPEYGMGGKPSREGDLYSFGVLLLEMFSGKRPTDELFVEGFTLRSYTESALAAEHVLEIADTSILSGEIHNKNMSAIAECLKMVFNVGIRCCEQSPTDRMTMAQALPELVSLRERFLRTNMRKM
- the LOC103867614 gene encoding probable LRR receptor-like serine/threonine-protein kinase At3g47570 isoform X1 is translated as MIMKLFLLLALNTLILFQILDASSFYEASKADGNADRKALLVFKSQVSANNRLALVSWNDSTPFCQWKGVTCGRKHKRVTGLDLGGLELGGIISPAIGNLSFLRTLNLGENSFSGTIPKEVGMLSRLQELNMSYNNLKGVIPTSLSNCSRLVELVLTSNNLENGLPSELGSLSSLESLFLSKNNLSGRFSTSLGNLTSLKQLSIAYNNMEGEVPKTIGRLSQLINLQISMNNLSGFFPPEIYNLSSVRYLSIGANHFSGSLRPDFGYMLATLRELQMPMNSFSGDLPKTISNISTLQLLEVSQNHFTGSIPVSFGTLQNIQYLGLSQNSFGGNSLGGDLEFLKSLVNCTKLQMLDVGYNRLGGELPIHVANLSKDITKIYMGGNLISGSIPHEIGNLINLQAFAMERNLLTGGIPASLGKISGLIFLALSSNRMSGEIPSDLGNITRLEKLHLFQNSFEGSIPPSLGNCRSLLYLWIGYNRLNGTIPQEIMQLESLVQLFVNINQLTGPFPKDVARLKQVVQLSVADNRLSGNIPETIGSCLYMENLYLGGNAFDGAIPDIRNLRGLTLFNLSNNNFSGNIPEYLANFSSLESLDLSGNNFQGAVPTKGVLQHPEKFSVSGNKNLCGGIPELKLKPCPRNVVVSRTTRRHSSNKKKIFISVGVSVGVVASLLLLALSLLMKRKKKNTNHLMMSNPPILDPFYERVSYEELRAATNEFSSSNLIGSGNFGSVFRGLLGPEESKAVAVKVLNLQTRGAAKSFMAECEALKGIRHRNLVKLVTSCSSIDFKGNEFKALVYEFMPNGNLDTWLHHHQVDVEEGSLNHTRPLKLSERLNIAIDVASVLDYIHSHCHDPLAHCDLKPSNVLLDNDLTAHVSDFGLARIIDQDSFINQVSSTGVRGTIGYVAPEYGMGGKPSREGDLYSFGVLLLEMFSGKRPTDELFVEGFTLRSYTESALAAEHVLEIADTSILSGEIHNKNMSAIAECLKMVFNVGIRCCEQSPTDRMTMAQALPELVSLRERFLRTNMRKM